The Nocardioides salarius genome includes a region encoding these proteins:
- a CDS encoding DUF3072 domain-containing protein codes for MESNARANTDQPDVLGAEAPDPTATEKDPQDWVSGDEPATGAQKSYLDTLAREAGETIDADLTKAEASEHIDRLQGEGRG; via the coding sequence ATGGAATCGAACGCACGTGCGAACACCGACCAGCCCGACGTCCTGGGTGCCGAGGCGCCCGACCCCACCGCGACCGAGAAGGACCCGCAGGACTGGGTCAGCGGCGACGAGCCCGCCACCGGCGCGCAGAAGAGCTACCTCGACACCCTGGCCCGCGAGGCGGGCGAGACCATCGACGCCGACCTGACCAAGGCCGAGGCCTCCGAGCACATCGACCGGTTGCAGGGTGAGGGCCGCGGCTGA
- a CDS encoding mechanosensitive ion channel family protein, with protein MGTKVADLLDSLASAGPRVLLAVVVVVVGYLVSRGLRWVLHRLLAPRHTPSFAAVMSKLAGWVLLFLAVMAAIVVVFPSVEPVNMLAGLGFFSVAAGFAFQDILENLLSGLLLVLRQPFRSGDQIAVGEVSGTVQAITIRETRLKTFDGQLVLVPNRDVYKAVITVSTHFASRRISVVVGIAYENDPAEACRVIRAALGEGLPLLDDTPAPEAVVTRLGVSTVDIEARFWCGPDQHDVVLAVDAATRAVKAALDEAGIEMPADIVVLQATPSLRAAISGEAEVTPGGGVRARPA; from the coding sequence ATGGGAACCAAGGTCGCCGACCTGCTCGACTCGCTCGCCAGCGCGGGGCCGCGGGTGCTGCTCGCCGTGGTCGTCGTGGTCGTCGGCTACCTGGTCTCGCGGGGCCTGCGCTGGGTGCTGCACCGGCTGCTGGCGCCTCGGCACACTCCGAGCTTCGCCGCCGTGATGAGCAAGCTCGCGGGCTGGGTGCTGCTCTTCCTGGCCGTGATGGCAGCGATCGTGGTCGTCTTCCCCTCGGTCGAGCCGGTCAACATGCTGGCGGGTCTGGGCTTCTTCTCGGTGGCGGCCGGGTTCGCCTTCCAGGACATCCTGGAGAACCTGCTCTCCGGGCTGCTCCTGGTCCTGCGCCAGCCCTTCAGGTCCGGCGACCAGATCGCGGTGGGCGAGGTCTCGGGGACCGTCCAGGCGATCACCATCCGGGAGACCCGGCTCAAGACCTTCGACGGGCAGCTCGTGCTGGTCCCCAACCGCGACGTCTACAAGGCGGTCATCACGGTGAGCACGCACTTCGCGAGCCGGCGGATCTCGGTCGTGGTCGGCATCGCCTACGAGAACGACCCTGCGGAGGCCTGCCGGGTCATCCGCGCCGCCCTCGGCGAGGGGCTTCCCCTCCTCGACGACACTCCTGCGCCCGAGGCGGTCGTGACCCGGCTCGGCGTCTCCACCGTCGACATCGAGGCGCGGTTCTGGTGCGGGCCCGACCAGCACGACGTGGTGCTGGCGGTGGATGCGGCGACCCGTGCGGTCAAGGCGGCGCTGGACGAGGCGGGCATCGAGATGCCGGCCGACATCGTCGTCCTCCAGGCCACGCCGAGCCTGCGCGCCGCCATCTCGGGGGAGGCCGAGGTGACGCCGGGCGGCGGCGTGCGGGCTCGCCCCGCCTAG
- a CDS encoding sulfotransferase family 2 domain-containing protein — protein sequence MIAAPKYGFVVLAVPKSGSTALEAAFARHAQLVTSGPHSLKHVGAEGFERDIAPLLDQHGYARADYETCALVRDPVSWMSSWWRYRSRPGIVGTSTYTGDMSFDEFVGRVAAGEIELPSQSSYVNRADGTPGVDRLYRYEDLDECLAWLRACLGPKKARKTELRQRNVSPDRAHETSAATRDLVEQTYAADLALHRDVATGRLAGD from the coding sequence ATGATCGCCGCGCCCAAGTACGGCTTCGTCGTCCTCGCCGTGCCCAAGTCGGGGTCCACCGCCCTCGAGGCGGCCTTCGCCCGGCACGCCCAGCTGGTCACCTCGGGACCGCACTCGCTCAAGCACGTCGGCGCGGAGGGGTTCGAGCGCGACATCGCGCCGCTGCTCGACCAGCACGGGTACGCCCGTGCCGACTACGAGACCTGCGCGCTGGTGCGCGACCCGGTGTCGTGGATGTCGTCGTGGTGGCGCTACCGCTCCCGGCCCGGCATCGTCGGCACCTCGACGTACACCGGCGACATGAGCTTCGACGAGTTCGTCGGCCGGGTCGCCGCCGGCGAGATCGAGCTGCCCTCGCAGTCCAGCTACGTCAACCGCGCCGACGGCACGCCGGGCGTCGACCGGCTCTACCGCTACGAGGACCTCGACGAGTGCCTCGCCTGGCTGCGCGCGTGCCTGGGGCCCAAGAAGGCGCGCAAGACCGAGCTGCGCCAGCGCAACGTCTCGCCCGACCGGGCCCACGAGACCTCCGCGGCCACGCGCGACCTCGTCGAGCAGACCTATGCCGCCGACCTGGCGCTGCACCGCGACGTCGCGACGGGACGCCTGGCGGGGGACTGA
- a CDS encoding PIG-L deacetylase family protein — protein sequence MSPQPETPQPLEPLDETWQRLLCVVAHPDDLEFGAAAAVARWTGQGKDVAYCMVTSGEAGIDGLHPDEVRPLREQEQVDSARVVGVDTVEFLGLPDGILEYGVPLRRVIAEVVRRHRPDVVLTGNFRETWGGRNLNQADHIAVGRAVVDAVRDAGNRWVFPEQLTGERSVGTLEPWGGVREVWAFGSPQATHAVDTTDTFRAGVASLEAHRAYIDGLGWQDFDAAEFLEGGARAAGQRLGSAMAAPFEVFPMGWGE from the coding sequence ATGTCGCCACAGCCCGAGACACCGCAGCCCCTGGAGCCCCTCGACGAGACCTGGCAGCGTCTGCTGTGCGTGGTCGCGCACCCCGACGACCTGGAGTTCGGTGCCGCGGCAGCGGTCGCCCGCTGGACCGGGCAGGGCAAGGACGTGGCCTACTGCATGGTCACCAGCGGCGAGGCCGGCATCGACGGCCTGCACCCCGACGAGGTCCGGCCGCTGCGCGAGCAGGAGCAGGTCGACAGCGCCCGGGTCGTGGGGGTCGACACCGTGGAGTTCCTCGGTCTGCCCGACGGCATCCTCGAGTACGGCGTCCCGTTGCGCCGCGTGATCGCCGAGGTGGTGCGCCGGCACCGGCCCGACGTCGTGCTCACCGGCAACTTCCGCGAGACCTGGGGCGGTCGCAACCTCAACCAGGCCGACCACATCGCCGTCGGCCGCGCCGTCGTCGACGCCGTGCGTGACGCCGGCAACCGCTGGGTCTTCCCCGAGCAGCTCACCGGCGAGCGCTCGGTCGGCACCCTGGAGCCGTGGGGCGGGGTCCGGGAGGTGTGGGCCTTCGGCTCACCGCAGGCCACGCACGCGGTCGACACCACCGACACCTTCCGGGCCGGCGTCGCCTCGCTCGAGGCGCACCGGGCCTACATCGACGGGCTGGGCTGGCAGGACTTCGACGCCGCCGAGTTCCTCGAGGGCGGAGCCCGCGCTGCCGGTCAGCGGCTCGGCTCCGCGATGGCCGCACCGTTCGAGGTCTTCCCGATGGGCTGGGGCGAGTAG
- a CDS encoding GAF and ANTAR domain-containing protein gives MEPIQETKAALDELATEHPEGDDLRASLQDLAARVRELVPDCVGMSIAWRRHGVVLTLVATDDEIALLDAVQYALGGPCVQAIEAGERTDVRDIDVLDETAWQAFAELSAATAVRSSLTMPLLEDGSVVGTANLYAASRAAFDDQHDALAEVLGGWAPSAVTNADLSFRTREEAQRAPGVLKDAAVLAQATGMLAAHLGVGVDDAEAVLHDAALRAGVPVRVLAQALVRAVSGGGPGGEGGPPEVG, from the coding sequence GTGGAACCGATCCAGGAGACCAAGGCTGCCCTCGACGAGCTCGCGACCGAGCACCCCGAGGGCGACGACCTGCGCGCCAGCCTGCAGGACCTGGCTGCGAGGGTGCGCGAGCTGGTGCCCGACTGCGTCGGGATGTCGATCGCGTGGCGACGCCACGGGGTGGTGCTGACCCTGGTGGCCACCGACGACGAGATCGCCCTCCTCGACGCCGTGCAGTACGCGTTGGGCGGTCCCTGCGTGCAGGCGATCGAGGCCGGGGAGCGCACCGACGTCCGCGACATCGACGTGCTCGACGAGACGGCCTGGCAGGCCTTCGCCGAGCTCTCGGCCGCGACGGCGGTGCGCAGCAGCCTGACCATGCCGCTCCTCGAGGACGGCTCGGTGGTCGGCACCGCCAACCTCTACGCAGCCTCCCGCGCGGCCTTCGACGACCAGCACGACGCCTTGGCCGAGGTGCTGGGTGGCTGGGCGCCCAGTGCGGTCACCAACGCCGACCTGTCCTTCCGCACCCGCGAGGAGGCCCAGCGCGCGCCCGGCGTGCTCAAGGATGCGGCGGTGCTGGCGCAGGCGACGGGCATGCTCGCCGCCCACCTGGGCGTGGGCGTCGACGACGCCGAGGCGGTGCTGCACGACGCCGCGCTGCGTGCCGGGGTGCCCGTGCGGGTCCTGGCGCAGGCACTGGTCCGCGCGGTCTCGGGCGGCGGCCCGGGCGGCGAGGGCGGCCCGCCCGAGGTCGGCTGA
- a CDS encoding tail fiber protein, which produces MAFRINRTRVASVAVASVALTAAVSGAYATSAANEDDGVINACFRLKTGDLRLEKANRPCATDAPKWRLREKRISWNEEGLPGADGLAGADGTAGADGQDGSQGPMGEPGAEGPRGAVGPAGPVGPIGLIGPMGLPGLDGKDGADGTDGQDGQDGQDGSDGRNGLDGLAGVDGNTVLSGEGAPAIGYGGNGDFYYDTTATTLYGPKVDDTWPTGISLKGPQGEKGERGLQGLRGEQGLQGLPGDAGKDGAQGPQGIQGLTGPTGPVGPEGPAGPGADLFGTNTGNAAAGRGWECTMGEITLTAAVVGGGLPARGQLLSISQNQALFSLLGTTYGGDGRTTFALPDLRDAAPNGMSYMICDQGIYPSRL; this is translated from the coding sequence GTGGCTTTCCGCATCAACCGGACGCGCGTCGCCAGCGTTGCCGTGGCCTCTGTCGCCCTCACCGCCGCCGTGAGCGGCGCCTACGCCACCTCGGCGGCCAACGAGGACGATGGCGTCATTAACGCTTGCTTCCGGCTCAAGACCGGCGACCTGCGCCTCGAGAAGGCGAACCGGCCGTGCGCCACGGACGCGCCGAAGTGGAGGTTGCGGGAGAAGCGCATTTCCTGGAACGAGGAAGGCCTGCCCGGAGCTGACGGTCTGGCGGGTGCCGACGGCACTGCTGGGGCCGATGGCCAGGACGGATCGCAGGGACCGATGGGGGAGCCCGGCGCAGAGGGCCCCCGGGGTGCCGTGGGTCCTGCTGGGCCGGTGGGCCCGATCGGTCTGATCGGTCCCATGGGTCTGCCCGGCCTTGACGGCAAGGACGGGGCCGATGGCACGGACGGCCAGGACGGCCAGGACGGCCAGGACGGCTCCGACGGGAGGAATGGCCTCGATGGCCTCGCTGGGGTTGACGGGAACACCGTGCTGAGCGGAGAAGGTGCTCCGGCCATCGGCTACGGCGGCAACGGCGACTTCTACTACGACACCACCGCCACGACTCTGTACGGCCCGAAGGTCGACGACACGTGGCCGACAGGGATCTCGCTCAAGGGGCCCCAGGGCGAGAAGGGCGAGCGAGGTCTACAGGGCCTGCGCGGTGAGCAGGGCCTCCAGGGTCTGCCGGGCGACGCGGGCAAGGACGGCGCCCAGGGTCCGCAGGGCATCCAGGGGCTAACCGGACCCACGGGGCCCGTCGGACCCGAAGGACCTGCCGGTCCCGGCGCCGACCTGTTCGGCACCAACACAGGCAACGCCGCCGCGGGTCGCGGTTGGGAATGCACGATGGGCGAGATCACGCTGACAGCTGCAGTCGTTGGCGGAGGCCTCCCCGCTCGTGGCCAGTTGCTGAGCATCTCTCAGAACCAGGCCTTGTTCTCGCTGCTCGGCACCACCTACGGCGGTGACGGCAGAACCACGTTCGCGCTCCCCGACCTGCGTGACGCAGCACCCAACGGGATGTCCTACATGATCTGCGACCAGGGCATCTACCCCTCGCGGCTCTGA
- a CDS encoding tyrosine-type recombinase/integrase translates to MTRPKRPATWPAAMHEYATAQRAANRSPATIRLHRHYLNQLIEVTPTPWTITHRHLETAIGNERWAGEARKSARTVYRGFFRWAHGHGYIDDDPAFALPSVRVPQAVARPAPEFVVKYAVTRLDPRLTLMMQLGAFGGLRVREIAAVHSRDVLDDVLLVHGKGGKQRLVPIEEYTLHGRLQLLDGYAFPNRWTGQPITAGHVSRIMSAALPEGWTAHNLRHRLATRSYEGTGDLFAVMRLLGHTKPETTLRYIGLADARVRTAARAGLLAG, encoded by the coding sequence GTGACCCGACCGAAGCGGCCCGCCACCTGGCCGGCCGCGATGCATGAGTACGCGACCGCGCAGCGCGCGGCCAACCGCTCCCCCGCCACCATCCGCCTGCACCGGCACTACCTCAACCAGCTGATCGAGGTGACGCCGACGCCCTGGACGATCACCCACCGCCACCTCGAGACCGCGATCGGCAACGAGCGGTGGGCCGGGGAGGCGCGCAAGTCCGCGCGCACGGTCTACCGCGGCTTCTTCCGCTGGGCCCACGGGCACGGCTACATCGACGACGACCCGGCGTTCGCGCTGCCTTCGGTGCGCGTGCCCCAGGCGGTCGCGCGCCCGGCCCCGGAGTTCGTCGTGAAGTACGCCGTGACCCGGCTCGACCCGCGGCTGACCCTGATGATGCAGCTCGGCGCGTTCGGCGGGCTGCGGGTGCGCGAGATAGCCGCGGTCCACTCCCGCGACGTGCTCGACGACGTGCTGCTGGTGCACGGCAAGGGCGGCAAGCAACGCCTGGTCCCGATCGAGGAGTACACGCTGCACGGCCGGCTGCAGCTGCTCGACGGCTACGCCTTCCCCAACCGCTGGACCGGCCAGCCGATCACCGCCGGCCACGTCTCGCGGATCATGTCGGCCGCGCTGCCCGAGGGCTGGACCGCGCACAACCTGCGCCACCGGCTCGCGACCCGCTCCTACGAAGGCACCGGCGACCTGTTCGCGGTGATGCGGCTGCTCGGGCACACCAAGCCGGAGACGACGCTGCGCTACATCGGCCTGGCCGACGCCCGGGTGCGCACCGCGGCCCGGGCCGGGCTGCTGGCCGGCTAG
- a CDS encoding formate/nitrite transporter family protein, which yields MSEHTDGGRDHAEDSPRDQGRTDGPLEDELESAIDRQLDEGVQRMGRGVVTTGVTGFFGGSEVAFGVLAMLAVYHETGSHPLAGIAFSLGFVALLLARSELFTEGFLIPVVTVAARRARVRSLLRLWGLTLIGNLLGGWVIMWLVVQAFPAYHADLVTSATHFVEAGLSLETFSLAVLAGAAITLLTRMQQGTDDMAAKIIAAIAIGFLIAGLQMFHSVLDSLLAFGALHTGDAGFGYVDWARWFSWTVLGNMVGGLGLVTMLRLVRSRDRVLEERRVSNQG from the coding sequence ATGAGCGAGCACACGGACGGGGGTCGCGACCACGCCGAGGACTCCCCCCGCGACCAGGGCCGGACCGACGGCCCGCTGGAGGACGAGCTCGAGAGCGCCATCGACCGCCAGCTCGACGAGGGCGTGCAGCGGATGGGTCGGGGCGTCGTCACCACCGGGGTCACCGGGTTCTTCGGCGGCTCCGAGGTCGCCTTCGGGGTCCTGGCGATGCTGGCGGTCTACCACGAGACCGGCAGCCACCCGCTCGCCGGCATCGCGTTCTCGCTGGGCTTCGTGGCGCTGCTGCTGGCCCGCTCGGAGCTGTTCACCGAGGGCTTCCTGATCCCCGTGGTCACGGTGGCGGCGCGCCGCGCCCGGGTGCGCTCGCTGCTGCGGCTGTGGGGCCTGACCTTGATCGGCAACCTGCTCGGCGGCTGGGTCATCATGTGGCTGGTGGTGCAGGCCTTCCCGGCCTACCACGCCGACCTGGTCACCTCGGCCACGCACTTCGTCGAGGCCGGGCTGTCGCTCGAGACCTTCTCGCTGGCCGTCCTGGCCGGCGCCGCGATCACGCTGCTCACCCGCATGCAGCAGGGCACCGACGACATGGCGGCCAAGATCATCGCCGCGATCGCCATCGGCTTCCTGATCGCAGGCCTGCAGATGTTCCACTCCGTCCTCGACTCCCTGCTGGCCTTCGGGGCCCTGCACACCGGCGACGCCGGCTTCGGGTACGTCGACTGGGCGCGGTGGTTCTCCTGGACCGTGCTGGGCAACATGGTCGGCGGTCTGGGCCTGGTCACGATGCTGCGGCTGGTGCGCAGCCGCGACCGCGTCCTGGAGGAGCGACGGGTCTCGAACCAGGGCTGA
- a CDS encoding LCP family protein, producing MAEPPHGSTTPEHPGPPPTPRRGRRRRLRPRRRAAGLRGTIGVTLMGAVVPGSGLVWTGRRLLGLLVLVPFLLATAYAAGTASRVADLRTLVDLAMDPARLKTFAAVAVLALVLWAGAVWLTYHHARPVRRTRAATVAGNAFVLLLVVVVGAPLGLAARYATVQADLVETVFEEAPLSATIPRDVTEADPWGGRDRVNVLLLGGDGSDSRAGVRTDSLILASIETATGKTVLFSLPRNLMRAQFPEDSALHDLYPDGFTGEGDPAAYMLNAVYGQVPLLHPGVLGASAAEGADEGADALKLAVAGSLGIDVDYYVLVNLRGFEQVVDAIGGITVDVNEPVAINGNTDAGIEPTAWIEPGPDQHLDDFHALWFARGRYGSDDYRRMERQRCAVDAIIEAADPMTLLRRYTGLAEAGMDIVTTDIPRELLPDLVGLGLRMKDAKVRSVVFRPSERFSSADPDYEHVRAMVARAIDPPERAVRKADPDRARGTEGSCAWTGEDADVVDAGVGSSAPGTG from the coding sequence ATGGCCGAGCCGCCTCACGGCTCCACCACGCCGGAGCACCCCGGCCCGCCTCCCACGCCCCGGCGTGGCCGCCGGCGCCGGCTCCGGCCGCGACGCCGGGCCGCAGGCCTCCGCGGCACCATCGGGGTGACCCTGATGGGCGCCGTGGTGCCCGGCTCGGGCCTGGTGTGGACCGGCCGCCGGCTGCTCGGGCTCCTGGTCCTGGTGCCCTTCCTGCTGGCCACGGCGTACGCCGCGGGGACGGCCAGCAGGGTCGCCGACCTGCGCACCCTCGTCGACCTGGCCATGGACCCCGCGCGGCTCAAGACCTTCGCCGCTGTCGCCGTGCTCGCGCTGGTGCTCTGGGCGGGCGCCGTGTGGTTGACCTACCACCACGCCCGACCGGTACGCCGCACGCGCGCGGCCACCGTGGCCGGCAACGCGTTCGTGCTGCTGCTGGTCGTGGTCGTCGGCGCACCCCTGGGGCTGGCCGCGCGCTACGCCACGGTGCAGGCCGACCTCGTCGAGACCGTCTTCGAGGAGGCGCCGCTCAGCGCCACGATCCCGCGCGACGTCACCGAGGCCGACCCGTGGGGCGGGCGGGACCGGGTCAACGTGCTGCTGCTCGGCGGCGACGGCTCCGACTCGCGCGCCGGGGTGCGCACCGACAGCCTGATCCTGGCGAGCATCGAGACCGCGACGGGCAAGACCGTGCTGTTCTCGCTGCCGCGCAACCTGATGCGCGCCCAGTTCCCCGAGGACAGCGCGCTGCACGACCTCTACCCCGACGGGTTCACCGGCGAGGGCGACCCGGCGGCGTACATGCTCAACGCCGTCTACGGACAGGTCCCGCTGCTGCACCCGGGCGTGCTCGGCGCCAGCGCCGCCGAGGGGGCCGACGAGGGCGCCGACGCGCTGAAGCTCGCGGTGGCCGGCTCGCTCGGGATCGACGTCGACTACTACGTGCTGGTCAACCTGCGCGGCTTCGAGCAGGTGGTCGACGCGATCGGCGGCATCACCGTCGACGTCAACGAGCCGGTGGCCATCAACGGCAACACCGACGCCGGCATCGAGCCCACGGCCTGGATCGAGCCGGGCCCCGACCAGCACCTCGACGACTTCCACGCGCTGTGGTTCGCCCGCGGCCGCTACGGCTCCGACGACTACCGGCGCATGGAGCGCCAGCGCTGCGCGGTCGACGCGATCATCGAGGCGGCCGACCCGATGACGCTGCTGCGCCGCTACACCGGTCTGGCCGAGGCCGGCATGGACATCGTGACCACGGACATCCCGCGCGAGCTGCTGCCGGATCTGGTCGGGCTGGGGCTGCGGATGAAGGACGCGAAGGTCCGCTCCGTGGTCTTCAGGCCCTCGGAGCGCTTCTCCTCCGCGGACCCCGACTACGAGCACGTGCGGGCCATGGTGGCGCGTGCCATCGACCCGCCCGAGCGCGCGGTGCGCAAGGCCGATCCCGACCGTGCCCGGGGCACCGAGGGGTCGTGCGCCTGGACCGGGGAGGACGCCGACGTCGTGGACGCCGGCGTCGGCTCGTCGGCGCCGGGGACGGGCTGA